In Bythopirellula goksoeyrii, a single window of DNA contains:
- a CDS encoding DUF1559 domain-containing protein — protein sequence MSSRSKAARRGSSSGQVSCEWIQSADRSYEHAVVPVFCRSPIGQIGRQHLFQRMASRGCSRQVIGFTLVELLVVIAIIGVLVALLLPAVQAARESARRMHCANNLRNIGLALLNYHSSHKSFPPAITLLPRDELPVGTQNNATGNGTALRPNWAILLLPFLEQQSLYDSFVLKDPSGNSLYIKDDLNRVPRSTELEIMMCPSDDGHQTHYGLTPVGFDWARGNYAINSMQGFAPRYKTDWEEPSWRGISGVNTGLRIAQIVDGTSNTLLLGEIRVGLSESDPRGTWALGWCGSSVLCRHATNLTGGPNTCQTGVDDIFGAGKIQADVGIARLEAECMTVFASASSSAQTATRSRHVGGINATMADGSTRFISDYIEAPLIVGTQNPDYNRSLREEGGVWQYLNISGDENSLGTIE from the coding sequence ATGAGTAGCCGATCCAAGGCAGCCAGGCGTGGTTCTTCTTCAGGGCAGGTCTCGTGCGAATGGATTCAATCGGCGGATCGTTCATACGAACACGCAGTCGTGCCAGTGTTCTGTCGTTCTCCAATCGGTCAGATAGGCCGGCAACATCTGTTCCAAAGGATGGCTAGTCGTGGCTGTTCACGGCAAGTTATTGGCTTTACTCTCGTGGAACTCCTAGTAGTGATCGCTATTATTGGAGTGCTGGTCGCACTATTGCTTCCAGCTGTTCAAGCGGCACGTGAATCTGCCAGACGGATGCATTGCGCGAATAATCTGCGGAACATCGGACTAGCGCTATTGAACTATCACTCCTCTCACAAGTCATTCCCACCTGCAATTACACTTCTTCCACGTGATGAATTGCCAGTCGGGACTCAAAACAATGCTACAGGAAATGGCACGGCACTTCGTCCAAACTGGGCTATTCTACTTTTGCCTTTCTTAGAGCAACAATCTCTATATGACAGTTTTGTCCTCAAAGACCCGTCGGGGAATAGTCTCTATATCAAGGATGACTTAAATCGTGTCCCGCGTAGCACAGAGCTTGAGATCATGATGTGCCCTAGCGACGATGGACACCAAACCCATTACGGTTTGACACCTGTCGGGTTTGATTGGGCCAGAGGAAACTACGCAATCAATTCCATGCAGGGGTTTGCACCCCGGTACAAGACGGATTGGGAAGAACCATCTTGGAGAGGAATATCAGGGGTCAACACGGGTCTAAGAATTGCTCAAATTGTTGATGGAACATCAAATACACTGTTGCTGGGAGAAATCCGTGTTGGGTTATCCGAAAGCGATCCTCGTGGAACTTGGGCTTTGGGGTGGTGTGGTTCCAGTGTCTTATGTCGCCATGCTACCAATCTCACGGGAGGTCCGAACACATGCCAAACAGGTGTTGATGATATTTTTGGAGCCGGCAAGATCCAGGCCGACGTCGGTATAGCCCGATTGGAAGCAGAATGCATGACCGTCTTTGCATCAGCTTCTTCTAGCGCTCAAACGGCCACGAGAAGTCGACACGTCGGAGGAATTAATGCCACGATGGCTGATGGTAGTACTCGATTCATAAGCGACTATATCGAAGCACCATTAATAGTTGGGACTCAAAACCCGGATTACAACCGAAGTTTGAGAGAAGAGGGTGGGGTCTGGCAGTACTTGAACATATCGGGTGACGAGAATTCGCTCGGAACAATTGAATAG
- a CDS encoding (2Fe-2S)-binding protein: MVDRKQDSKSGYSRREFIKGAGVAASGSTLLLGKDNPAVGASESEDQGSGIRRIPGSGQILTLEVNGVKKSLHVTPNTTLLHVLRESLDLTGSKEVCDRGSCGACTVLLDGRSVNSCMLLAFDAEGKSITTVEGLSKDNQLDPVQKAFVENDACQCGYCIPGFVMRTRALLNEKPQLSKEDIKSGLSGNICRCAAYSAILSAVEQAAQGGN; this comes from the coding sequence ATGGTGGATAGAAAGCAAGATTCCAAGAGTGGTTACTCTCGCAGAGAGTTCATTAAAGGGGCCGGCGTGGCTGCCTCGGGATCGACATTGCTCCTCGGCAAGGACAATCCTGCCGTGGGGGCATCTGAGAGCGAAGACCAAGGTTCGGGAATTCGTCGAATCCCAGGATCAGGCCAAATTCTAACGCTCGAAGTAAACGGTGTAAAGAAAAGTCTACATGTCACACCCAATACAACTCTTCTTCATGTGCTTCGAGAATCACTCGATCTTACGGGTTCAAAAGAAGTATGCGATCGAGGTTCTTGCGGTGCATGCACGGTACTCCTCGATGGGCGAAGCGTCAACAGTTGCATGCTTTTGGCTTTTGATGCCGAGGGAAAGTCAATCACTACAGTGGAAGGGTTGAGTAAAGATAATCAACTTGACCCAGTGCAAAAAGCATTCGTAGAAAACGATGCTTGTCAATGTGGATATTGCATTCCTGGTTTTGTTATGCGCACTCGTGCCTTGTTGAATGAAAAACCTCAATTGAGCAAAGAAGACATCAAGAGTGGACTGAGTGGAAATATCTGCCGCTGTGCAGCCTATTCAGCTATTCTCTCAGCAGTTGAACAAGCAGCTCAAGGAGGCAATTAA
- a CDS encoding xanthine dehydrogenase family protein molybdopterin-binding subunit yields MAIQLDNRVALENDAPRADILEKVTGKAKYTTDYYLPQMMWAAYIRSPGGRVQLRTPDLTAAKAVPGVLEIEIKKSGGGYHGDRLGHICADSRQALEEAMAALNLKFDQQTPRTSLEKEMTPLESLNPPENDGEVAEIIKHSELVVEAVYSTQVQTHCCLEAHGAVVDHKGSSAVGYGSTQSNIGFRDDLAQQLGLKANQVQSNCEYVGGGFGSKFGLGVEGRLASQMSLKYGRPCRVICNRKEEQIDTGNRPGSLQSMKLGLSLDGSIRGGRIATWGSVGPTGGGQSSDGGGGGGGVRNPSRYQFGTIAKTHEDVTLNGGYPTAMRAPGHPQAMFAIELMMDLMAEKVGIDPLEFRIKNEKNATRQKMLRAGAELIGWSDRQPAGSTDGPMKRGYGIGVADWWNSPGEATIAINVYRDGTIEVLSGAQDIGMGYRTLLRDILASQIGVPHELIVVKVGRGEYPPGPASGGSVTSRFTAPRAFQASDMARNAIFKLVAKEWGIQSFSDLECSDGFIKHQDNSISWLKACRLMNQDRISVSTSESGPYWKDPTQSEAVQFAEVNVDVETGIVRVKKIVAIQSVGLPVNRLAIENQVSGAVIQGLSYCLFENRILDRNTGTMVNANMDMYKIAGPLDVPEIVPIIWKPDREVGVNSVGEPPVIPTAGAIATAVANAIGVQVRSLPITPDKVLSALAEKEKS; encoded by the coding sequence ATGGCTATTCAATTGGACAATCGCGTTGCACTGGAAAATGACGCCCCTCGAGCCGACATCCTTGAAAAAGTAACGGGGAAAGCCAAGTACACTACCGACTATTATCTGCCTCAAATGATGTGGGCTGCCTACATCCGGTCTCCGGGTGGACGCGTCCAGTTGAGGACTCCAGATCTTACTGCAGCTAAGGCAGTTCCTGGAGTATTGGAGATTGAGATTAAGAAGAGCGGCGGCGGTTATCATGGTGACCGCCTGGGGCATATTTGCGCTGATTCTCGTCAGGCTCTCGAAGAGGCAATGGCGGCTCTCAATCTCAAATTTGATCAACAAACTCCGCGAACCAGCTTAGAAAAGGAAATGACTCCCCTGGAGTCCTTAAACCCTCCTGAAAATGATGGGGAAGTGGCAGAGATCATCAAGCACAGCGAGCTTGTGGTTGAGGCAGTTTACTCTACTCAAGTTCAGACACACTGCTGCTTGGAAGCCCACGGAGCTGTTGTCGACCATAAAGGGAGCTCTGCAGTGGGCTATGGATCAACTCAGAGTAACATAGGATTTCGAGATGATCTTGCCCAACAACTTGGGCTCAAGGCGAATCAAGTTCAGTCAAATTGCGAATACGTAGGCGGCGGATTTGGAAGCAAGTTTGGCTTAGGGGTTGAAGGACGGCTGGCGTCACAGATGAGCCTAAAATATGGCCGACCGTGTCGAGTGATTTGCAACCGAAAAGAAGAGCAGATCGATACCGGCAATCGCCCAGGAAGTTTGCAGTCCATGAAGCTTGGTCTCTCGCTGGATGGCAGTATTCGAGGCGGCCGAATAGCTACTTGGGGATCCGTTGGCCCTACCGGGGGCGGCCAATCTTCAGACGGTGGAGGGGGTGGCGGTGGAGTGAGAAACCCCTCGCGCTACCAGTTTGGAACGATTGCAAAGACCCACGAAGATGTGACTCTCAACGGTGGATATCCCACTGCCATGCGGGCGCCGGGCCATCCTCAAGCAATGTTCGCCATAGAACTCATGATGGATCTTATGGCCGAAAAAGTCGGAATCGATCCGCTCGAGTTTCGAATCAAAAACGAGAAGAATGCTACGCGTCAAAAAATGCTTCGCGCAGGAGCTGAACTGATCGGTTGGTCAGATCGACAGCCAGCTGGATCGACGGATGGTCCCATGAAACGCGGATATGGAATTGGGGTAGCAGATTGGTGGAACAGTCCTGGCGAAGCCACCATAGCAATCAATGTCTACCGTGATGGGACAATCGAAGTACTAAGTGGTGCTCAAGACATAGGCATGGGGTATCGGACTTTATTGCGAGACATTCTCGCATCACAGATCGGTGTTCCACACGAATTGATAGTCGTCAAAGTTGGTCGTGGAGAATATCCACCGGGTCCTGCCAGTGGAGGATCGGTTACGAGTCGCTTCACGGCTCCAAGGGCTTTTCAAGCTTCTGACATGGCCAGAAACGCTATCTTTAAATTGGTTGCCAAGGAATGGGGAATACAGAGTTTCTCTGATTTGGAATGCTCTGACGGCTTCATTAAACATCAGGACAATTCGATCTCATGGCTCAAAGCATGTCGATTGATGAATCAAGATCGAATCTCTGTTTCGACAAGTGAAAGTGGTCCCTACTGGAAAGATCCCACGCAAAGTGAAGCAGTGCAGTTTGCAGAGGTGAATGTAGACGTCGAAACAGGTATTGTACGAGTAAAAAAGATTGTGGCTATCCAAAGTGTGGGATTGCCGGTCAATCGCCTTGCGATTGAAAATCAAGTAAGTGGAGCTGTGATTCAAGGATTGAGTTACTGCTTGTTTGAGAATCGTATCCTCGATCGTAATACCGGCACCATGGTGAACGCCAACATGGACATGTACAAGATTGCTGGTCCGCTCGATGTGCCGGAAATCGTACCCATCATCTGGAAACCAGATAGAGAAGTGGGAGTTAATTCCGTAGGGGAACCTCCGGTGATTCCAACTGCCGGTGCCATTGCAACAGCCGTAGCGAATGCAATAGGTGTGCAAGTTCGTTCACTGCCCATTACACCTGATAAAGTGCTTAGCGCGCTCGCTGAGAAGGAGAAGTCATAG
- a CDS encoding FAD binding domain-containing protein → MLPFRLSIADNFDAALAEYSESKSTLIAGGIDLLDQMKEQILTPESVLSIGRLTELNYIRVEDDGVHIGSGCTLADISRHDLLAREYRGFHHSAAKAATPQIRERATVGGNLCQRPRCWYFRNSEFDCLKKGGYTCFAVEGENRYHAVFGEGPCHIVHPSNIAPALVALDAFLVVNSMENHEQRYPVVDFFKMPHEMLYSENLLRPGQIISEVILPKRPSHSASIEFREKQSFDWPLVSCCVARIDKKWRVCLGGVAPIPWLSHSAMKVLGDKDVTPELAALAGDAAVEGADPMSDNDYKLAMIKVATKRSLLAASGIEVPL, encoded by the coding sequence GTGTTGCCATTTCGCCTCTCCATTGCTGACAACTTCGACGCGGCTCTGGCCGAATATTCCGAAAGCAAGTCGACTCTGATTGCTGGTGGAATCGATTTATTAGATCAGATGAAGGAGCAGATTCTCACGCCAGAATCTGTGTTGTCCATTGGGAGACTTACGGAGCTAAACTACATTCGTGTTGAAGATGATGGAGTGCATATCGGAAGTGGCTGTACACTGGCAGATATTTCCCGTCATGATTTGCTTGCTCGCGAGTACCGGGGATTTCACCATTCGGCCGCTAAAGCGGCGACTCCGCAGATACGAGAGCGTGCGACTGTTGGGGGAAATCTCTGTCAGCGGCCTCGGTGCTGGTACTTCCGCAACTCAGAATTTGATTGCCTAAAAAAAGGTGGTTACACGTGCTTTGCCGTCGAAGGCGAAAACCGCTATCACGCAGTTTTTGGTGAAGGACCGTGTCACATCGTACACCCTTCTAACATAGCACCGGCACTTGTTGCCTTGGATGCATTCCTTGTAGTGAACTCAATGGAGAATCACGAGCAACGGTATCCCGTTGTAGATTTCTTCAAGATGCCACACGAGATGCTGTATTCAGAAAACCTTCTTCGGCCAGGTCAGATTATCTCAGAAGTTATCTTGCCAAAACGGCCGTCTCATAGTGCATCTATCGAATTTCGTGAGAAGCAAAGTTTTGACTGGCCATTGGTAAGCTGTTGCGTCGCGAGAATTGATAAGAAATGGCGAGTTTGCTTAGGGGGAGTTGCCCCCATTCCTTGGCTGAGTCACTCAGCAATGAAGGTACTAGGAGACAAGGATGTCACCCCTGAGCTCGCCGCCCTCGCTGGAGACGCAGCCGTGGAAGGCGCCGATCCAATGTCAGATAATGATTACAAATTGGCAATGATCAAAGTCGCTACTAAGCGATCACTACTTGCCGCTTCAGGAATAGAGGTGCCATTATGA
- a CDS encoding Gfo/Idh/MocA family protein: MSSKTKTSGKVSDRLDHHSRRSFLRAAATGAITAPYFVPARAFGANAPSNRITLGCIGLGNQGTPLMKRFLEQADAQVLAVCDVNRGSNGYKDDHQLLGREPAKQIVENFYAERRPSNVYKGCDAYNDFRKVIERDDIDAVIVAAPDHWHAIMTLMAIENHKDVYCEKPLARTVSEQQAIVRAVRQHKRILQTGSHERSNPLVRRACELVRNGKIGEVKRVVTHVGRHNKVGPGPGWTPTPVPDGFDYPMWLGPAPEAPYHKDRCLYRFRFNYDYAGGQVANFGAHSNDMAQWGLGMDDSGPVEVECLFADFLPEGSLFNAATYTCFRCVYANGIELICQTAEPSVRCIFEGSEGLVRVDQLGANFFTIPESLATWEPGANDIRLGSGDNHYRNFLDCVKSRNEPIAPVEVGHRSGTICHIGNIACRMNARLNWDPASERFIGSKAEEANSYLESDLTRPWHL; the protein is encoded by the coding sequence ATGAGTTCTAAAACAAAAACATCAGGTAAGGTCTCAGATCGATTAGACCATCACTCTCGTCGTTCTTTTCTAAGAGCGGCGGCTACAGGTGCAATCACCGCCCCATATTTTGTTCCTGCGAGAGCATTTGGTGCGAACGCTCCGAGCAATAGGATCACGCTGGGCTGTATCGGACTAGGTAATCAGGGCACGCCTCTAATGAAACGGTTTCTTGAGCAAGCTGATGCTCAGGTGCTTGCCGTTTGCGATGTTAATCGTGGAAGCAATGGTTACAAGGATGACCACCAACTTCTAGGTCGAGAACCGGCCAAGCAGATAGTTGAAAACTTCTATGCTGAGCGACGACCGAGTAATGTATACAAAGGGTGTGACGCTTATAACGACTTTCGCAAAGTTATCGAACGAGATGACATCGATGCCGTGATTGTGGCAGCACCTGACCATTGGCACGCGATCATGACATTGATGGCGATCGAAAATCATAAAGACGTTTATTGTGAGAAACCTCTTGCGAGAACTGTTTCTGAACAGCAGGCAATAGTACGAGCGGTACGACAACACAAACGTATTCTGCAAACTGGTAGTCACGAACGCTCAAATCCTCTGGTCCGACGAGCCTGCGAATTAGTTCGCAATGGAAAGATTGGAGAAGTCAAGCGTGTCGTTACACACGTGGGACGCCACAATAAAGTAGGTCCCGGACCAGGATGGACCCCGACCCCTGTACCAGACGGGTTTGACTATCCAATGTGGTTAGGTCCAGCACCCGAAGCTCCATATCACAAGGATCGATGTTTGTACCGATTTCGTTTCAACTATGATTATGCAGGCGGACAGGTGGCAAACTTTGGTGCACATTCTAACGACATGGCTCAATGGGGGCTCGGAATGGACGACTCTGGTCCAGTCGAAGTGGAATGTCTCTTCGCGGATTTTCTTCCGGAAGGTAGCTTATTCAACGCGGCAACTTACACCTGTTTTCGGTGCGTTTACGCCAATGGAATCGAACTGATTTGCCAAACTGCGGAGCCAAGCGTTAGATGTATTTTCGAAGGCAGCGAAGGACTAGTCCGAGTTGATCAATTGGGAGCAAATTTCTTTACAATTCCAGAATCGCTTGCAACTTGGGAGCCTGGAGCCAATGATATTCGGCTTGGTTCCGGAGACAATCACTATCGAAATTTCTTAGACTGTGTCAAAAGCCGAAATGAACCTATTGCTCCAGTTGAAGTCGGCCATCGCAGCGGGACTATTTGCCATATTGGCAACATAGCGTGTCGAATGAATGCTCGATTGAATTGGGATCCAGCTTCAGAGAGATTCATCGGCTCGAAGGCGGAGGAGGCGAATTCCTATTTAGAGTCTGATCTCACTAGGCCATGGCATTTGTAA
- a CDS encoding glycoside hydrolase family 5 protein, producing the protein MRSPLFRTMQSAFYYWHDIDGSGKPTYRFDSSYVNKLVKLLDWCEANGTQVILGEWGAPTSVTGISLANDDPLWTRIVVEFLMELFRRRSYQCVRYFNLINEPHGSWSSTAGCFDEWRSAILNLHQDLQRSGLHDRVAIAAPDANSEWLRKTLTDSELREVTAIYDEHWYVTRDEINAGAVEQRCREQCRCISQCDPGKPYILGELGIVDGKTEDDRQPNVFGFSYGVEMADAAVQLMRGGSHGFIAWYLDDAMHFFGDGEIVRSDDEPLPKDAYERRKVWGMWNSLGNQMGDPSDAQLRPWFFTWSLLSRYFPAGCEIVNVELDQDAPVIIAAARISQEGTNHISLAIVNREDAPRTVRVHIPEMQVLTTLARFDYFDLDSDDRPDSWPTSIDNQGCDVFPSPSLFLSEVDFQSGLKIALDGRGVVILTSLETAETMPPLYRSP; encoded by the coding sequence ATGAGATCGCCACTTTTCCGAACAATGCAATCCGCCTTTTATTATTGGCATGATATTGATGGAAGCGGAAAGCCGACTTACAGGTTCGACTCTAGTTACGTCAACAAACTTGTAAAACTGCTTGATTGGTGTGAGGCGAACGGTACTCAGGTTATTTTGGGGGAATGGGGAGCTCCCACGAGCGTCACAGGAATTTCGTTGGCAAATGATGACCCGCTCTGGACTAGGATTGTCGTGGAATTCCTCATGGAACTCTTCAGGCGACGCTCTTATCAGTGTGTGCGTTATTTTAATCTGATCAATGAGCCACATGGTTCTTGGTCTTCAACTGCAGGGTGTTTTGACGAATGGCGCAGTGCAATTTTAAATCTCCATCAGGATCTCCAACGCTCCGGACTTCATGACAGGGTTGCTATCGCGGCGCCTGACGCAAATAGCGAATGGCTAAGAAAAACTCTAACCGACTCTGAACTACGCGAAGTTACTGCCATTTATGATGAACACTGGTATGTCACTCGCGATGAGATCAACGCGGGTGCAGTTGAACAGAGATGCCGTGAGCAATGCCGCTGCATTTCGCAGTGTGACCCAGGCAAGCCCTATATTTTAGGCGAATTGGGGATTGTGGATGGTAAAACGGAAGATGATCGACAGCCAAACGTATTCGGTTTCTCCTATGGCGTGGAGATGGCCGACGCCGCAGTTCAGCTCATGAGGGGTGGATCCCATGGCTTTATTGCTTGGTATCTCGATGATGCAATGCACTTCTTCGGTGACGGTGAGATCGTGCGAAGCGACGATGAGCCACTTCCTAAGGATGCTTACGAGCGGCGGAAAGTTTGGGGGATGTGGAACAGTCTAGGAAATCAAATGGGCGATCCCAGCGATGCCCAACTCCGACCATGGTTTTTTACTTGGTCGCTACTTTCACGTTATTTCCCTGCAGGTTGTGAGATTGTCAATGTAGAGTTGGATCAAGACGCCCCTGTCATTATCGCAGCAGCGCGAATAAGCCAAGAAGGTACGAACCACATATCATTGGCGATTGTAAATCGCGAAGATGCTCCTCGAACTGTTAGAGTCCATATACCGGAAATGCAGGTTCTAACTACGTTGGCACGCTTTGATTACTTCGATTTGGATTCCGATGATCGACCAGATTCTTGGCCGACCAGTATCGATAACCAAGGATGTGACGTGTTTCCCTCACCGTCACTGTTTCTGTCAGAAGTCGATTTCCAGAGTGGATTAAAGATAGCCCTCGATGGCCGAGGGGTTGTGATCCTGACTTCACTCGAAACGGCTGAGACAATGCCCCCTTTGTATCGATCTCCATAG
- a CDS encoding sodium:solute symporter family transporter yields MNYLDRPDYIVIGVYFAAMILIGIGLQRKASKSMQSYFLAEKRLPWWMLGASGMGYSFDVAGTMLIVSLLYILGPRGLYIEFRGGVSLALICQMIWTGKWHWRSGCMTLAEWMTFRFGETRTSDIARLATAISFIVFTASMIIYLAVGTGLFFSLFLPLSPLQCSAIIFGITTLYTAASGLYGVVIGDLFQCGLVIASCVILIVVAVSEIGSVTEFQQLVVDVTKMETWTLSFPNYHEPNMPAGYEQYKYLLSYTLFFLILNKLIINGFGTGHEPQFFAARNERDCGKLACLWSVLMTMRWPMMMSCAVLGVIMIHKTIPDQSVLPEAAALIREHVDTTPAHWRETISDLQHNSREVPAELTSGLSTLLGSDWSDKLSLLTYQGTVDAERIMPNVLLTSIPSGFRGVVLIALMAALMSTFDMTMNKSAAMFTNDIYRRFIRPEASMRELLFATYTFCILLVVVSFVLAYKVPNINMIWGWIAMGLWSGIGMPILLRLYWWRFNATGFVTSMIGGLIAALAVLIADTFWGFSLTEVQQFLVLTPISLAAAVGGTYLSAPTDKNTLERFYRITRPFGFWKPLESALADDELTEMKREHFNDLMSLPFGLTWMVSMYLLPMQLLIQQWLPAAITAFVFTVSVAGLYHYWYKNLPQSS; encoded by the coding sequence ATGAATTACCTAGATAGACCGGACTATATCGTAATCGGTGTCTATTTTGCTGCGATGATCTTGATCGGAATTGGATTGCAGCGGAAGGCATCGAAGAGTATGCAGTCCTATTTTCTGGCCGAGAAGCGATTGCCCTGGTGGATGCTGGGTGCATCGGGCATGGGCTATTCGTTTGATGTCGCTGGAACCATGCTGATCGTATCGCTCTTGTACATTCTCGGGCCACGTGGACTTTACATCGAATTCCGAGGCGGTGTTTCACTGGCACTAATTTGCCAAATGATTTGGACTGGAAAATGGCATTGGCGTTCAGGATGCATGACTCTTGCAGAATGGATGACTTTTCGTTTCGGCGAGACACGAACCTCGGATATTGCAAGATTGGCAACCGCGATCTCATTCATCGTCTTCACAGCAAGCATGATTATCTATCTTGCTGTGGGAACAGGATTATTCTTCTCTCTGTTCCTCCCACTCTCCCCTTTGCAATGTTCTGCCATTATCTTCGGGATTACCACCCTCTATACGGCTGCATCAGGCCTTTACGGAGTCGTGATAGGCGACCTCTTCCAATGTGGTTTAGTAATTGCTAGTTGTGTCATTCTGATAGTGGTCGCCGTGAGTGAAATTGGTAGTGTGACGGAGTTTCAGCAGTTGGTAGTGGATGTCACGAAAATGGAGACGTGGACCTTATCATTTCCTAACTACCACGAACCGAACATGCCTGCTGGCTACGAACAGTACAAGTATTTGCTTTCATACACTCTGTTTTTTCTCATATTGAACAAGTTGATTATTAACGGTTTCGGGACCGGTCATGAACCGCAATTTTTTGCAGCCCGCAACGAGCGAGATTGCGGCAAACTGGCCTGTCTGTGGTCGGTCTTAATGACGATGCGTTGGCCCATGATGATGTCTTGTGCAGTGTTGGGCGTCATAATGATCCATAAGACAATCCCAGATCAAAGTGTTTTGCCAGAAGCAGCAGCACTGATCCGAGAACATGTCGACACGACACCGGCTCATTGGCGCGAAACTATATCAGATTTGCAGCATAACTCTCGAGAGGTTCCTGCTGAACTTACAAGCGGTTTGAGTACTCTTCTTGGCTCCGACTGGTCAGATAAACTTTCACTGCTTACTTATCAAGGCACCGTCGACGCCGAACGCATCATGCCAAATGTATTGCTTACCTCAATACCCAGCGGGTTTCGTGGTGTCGTCCTGATCGCGCTCATGGCTGCTCTTATGTCGACTTTCGACATGACGATGAATAAATCGGCAGCAATGTTTACCAACGACATCTATCGCAGGTTTATCAGACCCGAGGCATCTATGCGCGAACTTCTCTTCGCGACGTACACCTTTTGCATTTTGTTAGTCGTAGTGTCATTCGTGCTCGCATATAAGGTGCCAAACATAAACATGATTTGGGGCTGGATTGCCATGGGATTATGGTCAGGAATTGGTATGCCGATTCTGTTACGTCTTTATTGGTGGCGATTCAATGCGACAGGTTTTGTTACAAGTATGATCGGTGGTTTGATTGCTGCACTTGCGGTGCTCATTGCAGATACTTTTTGGGGGTTCTCGCTTACGGAAGTACAGCAGTTTCTGGTACTTACTCCAATCAGCTTGGCGGCTGCAGTCGGTGGTACGTACTTATCAGCTCCGACGGATAAGAATACCCTCGAGCGTTTCTACCGAATTACGCGACCATTTGGCTTCTGGAAGCCATTAGAATCCGCTCTTGCAGATGATGAGCTGACTGAAATGAAACGGGAGCATTTCAATGATCTCATGTCCCTTCCCTTTGGACTTACTTGGATGGTCTCGATGTATTTGCTTCCGATGCAGTTGTTGATTCAACAATGGCTACCTGCAGCAATCACTGCATTCGTGTTCACTGTTAGCGTGGCTGGACTATATCACTATTGGTACAAGAATTTGCCGCAATCTTCCTAG
- a CDS encoding glycoside hydrolase family 130 protein, with protein sequence MSVKCLKQLKLKRFEQNPILSPNPMHDWESLVTTNPGAWYDEETGKVMLLYRAAGNDAEHVVRLALATSEDGYHFQRHDTPFFSPSKDGFDAGCVEDPRIVNHDGCYLITYATRPYPPGEYWLSPRKRWRPPLVNPCYPHAFRTNSTSTGLLITHDFRTFIRAGRITDPTLDDRDVVLFPEKIGGEYYMMHRPMEWVGDEYGTVFPSIWIAHGEDLLKLGNSQLLVSAKYDWETKIGGNTPPILTDEGWLTIYHAVGPDEHYRLGALLLDRDDPTRVLHRTPNWILQPELDYEIHGPYEGCVFPCGKVVLNGILFVYYGGADKYVALATCPLDEIIDHLLACPD encoded by the coding sequence ATGAGCGTAAAATGTCTCAAGCAGTTAAAGCTTAAACGTTTCGAACAGAACCCTATTCTCTCTCCAAATCCCATGCATGATTGGGAGAGCTTGGTCACAACCAACCCTGGCGCGTGGTATGATGAAGAAACTGGTAAGGTCATGCTGCTCTATCGAGCTGCAGGGAATGATGCGGAGCATGTTGTCCGCCTGGCCTTAGCAACGAGCGAGGACGGGTATCACTTTCAAAGGCACGATACCCCCTTTTTCTCTCCTAGCAAGGATGGTTTCGACGCAGGGTGTGTGGAGGATCCTCGCATTGTCAATCATGATGGCTGCTACTTAATCACCTATGCCACGCGCCCCTATCCGCCAGGCGAGTATTGGCTGTCACCGCGCAAACGTTGGCGTCCTCCACTAGTAAATCCCTGTTACCCTCATGCTTTTCGGACGAATTCAACGAGTACTGGATTGCTCATTACTCATGATTTTCGGACGTTCATCCGAGCGGGAAGAATTACTGATCCGACGCTCGATGACCGAGACGTAGTATTATTTCCTGAAAAGATTGGAGGAGAATACTACATGATGCACCGACCCATGGAGTGGGTGGGAGATGAATACGGCACTGTCTTCCCTAGCATCTGGATTGCGCACGGGGAAGATCTGCTCAAGCTCGGTAATAGTCAACTATTGGTTAGCGCCAAATACGATTGGGAGACGAAGATTGGAGGAAACACGCCTCCAATACTCACCGATGAAGGGTGGCTGACTATTTATCACGCAGTTGGGCCTGACGAACACTATCGATTAGGTGCTCTCTTATTAGATAGAGATGACCCCACACGCGTCTTGCATCGCACACCAAATTGGATTCTACAGCCTGAACTTGACTATGAAATTCACGGCCCTTATGAAGGTTGCGTATTCCCATGTGGAAAGGTAGTTCTCAATGGCATACTCTTCGTCTATTACGGCGGAGCAGACAAGTATGTAGCGTTGGCAACTTGTCCTTTGGATGAGATTATCGACCATTTACTCGCTTGCCCAGACTGA